One part of the Hydra vulgaris chromosome 01, alternate assembly HydraT2T_AEP genome encodes these proteins:
- the LOC136074753 gene encoding uncharacterized protein LOC136074753, with product MSKTCGESISSTIKQTATLLNSFNENEKEYILSKSNISKAKISAEEMISLKANMSSTYVNMKILSRWLKNNNVICASNAKQRNVAKKWSCDDLIVKNAPFMVEKKDSKGSYEIKELPCAYIENLQGHITNVLD from the exons ATGAGCAAAACATGTGGAGAAAGCATTAGTTCTACAATCAAGCAAACTGCTActcttttgaattcttttaatgaaaatgaaaaagaatatattCTGAGcaaatcaaatatttcaaaagccAAAATATCTGCTGAAGAAATGATCAGTTTAAAAGCAAACATGAGCAGTACTTATGTCAACATGAAAATATTATCTAG GTGGTTGAAAAACAACAATGTAATTTGTGCTTCTAATGCAAAACAAAGAAATGTGGCTAAGAAATGGTCATGTGATGATCTTATTGTTAAAAACGCTCCatttatggttgaaaaaaaagattcaaaaggtTCTTATGAAATCAAGGAATTGCCATGTGCATATATTGAAAATCTACAAGGACATATAACAAATGTACTAGATTGA
- the LOC136073992 gene encoding uncharacterized protein LOC136073992, whose protein sequence is MSHESKLKTLCRICGESLDNDSVLLTKHIVRIEFCFFILIDKGHPNKHPQKMCYRCFSILRNIEKGSNTELKLRSWPENCNVTECVCFKANKGRKKKKKISGRPLSISYSENIWTRHKINNIQSKLLPQTKFNLKLQDINFTLNPHVHLCVCTICNEIMHKPIIIKNCLHSFCAPCLLPLIIGKLITKTECPECSCSIPSDGLISSTNVIEMLENLQEVCKQGCGRLFKVKQLSERKKHQKTCQTTPISSSTTLSISSSSISQINFSDIFTLDSTSVIPRNIEDAALHVIKQKMSQTKSNVIEFPTGGPRVRLSLQKKRL, encoded by the coding sequence atgtCACATGAATCGAAACTAAAAACATTATGCAGAATATGTGGAGAAAGTCTAGATAATGATAGTGTTCTTTTAACAAAACATATTGTCAGaatagaattttgtttttttatcctaATCGATAAGGGCCACCCAAATAAGCATCCTCAAAAAATGTGTTATAGATGCTTTTCAATATtaagaaatattgaaaaaggtTCAAACACTGAATTAAAATTACGATCTTGGCCTGAAAATTGCAATGTAACTGAATGTGTTTGCTTCAAAGCCaataaaggaagaaaaaaaaagaaaaagataagtGGAAGACCTTTAAGTATTAGTTATAGTGAAAATATTTGGACTAGacacaaaataaataacatacaaTCTAAACTTTTAcctcaaacaaaatttaatcttaaactGCAAGATATTAACTTCACTTTAAACCCTCATGTGCATCTTTGTGTGTGTACTATTTGCAACGAAATTATGCATAAaccaattattataaaaaactgtcTTCATTCATTCTGTGCACCATGTCTATTACCACTTATAATTGGCaaactaataacaaaaacagaatGCCCTGAATGTTCCTGTTCAATTCCAAGTGATGGGTTAATTTCATCAACCAATGTCATtgaaatgttagaaaatttgcAAGAAGTATGCAAGCAAGGTTGTGGTAGATTGTTTAAAGTCAAACAACTGTCAGAACGaaagaaacatcaaaaaacttgTCAGACAACTCCAATATCAAGTTCAACAACATTATCAATATCATCGTCATCAATTTCACAAATAAACTTTTCAGATATATTCACATTGGATTCAACAAGTGTTATACCAAGAAATATTGAAGATGCTGCTCTgcatgtaataaaacaaaaaatgtctcAAACAAAATCCAATGTAATTGAATTTCCGACAGGAGGACCAAGGGTAAGActatctttacaaaaaaagagACTGTAA